DNA sequence from the Halonatronomonas betaini genome:
TCCATAGAGTTTTATCTGCATCTTGTCCAGGAAGAAGAAAAGAATAATTATCTTGAGAATGTTGAAGATGCCAGCAATGATGAAGTTACAAGCAACATTGTAACGCCAACCAATACTAAAACTCCAGGAAATGAAGATGTTAATAAAGCAGAGGTTAATGACTCAGGGGTCAAAGATCCAGCAACCGTGAAAAATCCCCATGACAAATTATTCAAAAATTTATTTTCAAGTCCGGAATTTTTCAAAGACTTCTTGAAGGTAAGTGTTGGTGAAGACTTTGCAGATAAGTTGGTTGCTGGCAGTTATGCAGAGGCAAAGACAGATTTCATCGGCAGAGATTTGCAGGAGTATTACAGCGACATCATATATACAGCCAGAGTAGGGAAGACCGAGTATCAGTTCGCATTTTTAATCGAGCACAAATCCTATCCAGATAAGCAGGTAACATTCCAGATCTTAAATTACCTCCAGAAGATGCTTGAGAAAAGCTGGAGCCAAAAGAAATTCATCCAGCCAGTACTGGCCTTTCTTGTCTATCATGGCGAAGGCAGCAGCAGACTAATAGATTTCGATGCAGAATACAGCCATCTCCCAGAAGAGATAAAGTGTGATCTATTCGGCGTAAAAATCAGAGAAGTTAATATAACAGAGCTGGACCCCAATGCGATAAGCAATAACCTGCTCTATATTTCTTATCTGCTGGTAAGTATCAACCGTGCAGAAGATAAAAGACATCATATCGAGTTCATCCTAAAGCAGATGGGCAATAGCAAAGACAGGAAATTAAGTGAATTCGCCAAAGAGAAATTAGATATAGTATTATATTACCTCTTTAACATGACCGAATTGCCCTATCAAGAGCTTAAAGAAATTATTGAAAAATATTTTACCGAGGGGGTAGATGAAATGAAAACAACAGCTGACCAATTAAGAGAAGAGGGAAGAGAAGAAGTAAGGGGAGAAGAATTAATAGAATCAATTAAATTAATGTATGAAATGAAATTTAACAATAAAATTTCAGATGAAATAATAAAAGTTCTTGAAAACCTAAGTGTGAGTGAATTACAAAAAGTAAGAAACATGATACCAGAAATGGATTCCCAGGATAAGTTTGAAGAATTTATAAGAGAATAAACCTCCACCCTAAATCATCAGGCCAGAGCCCCAGCCCTGGCCATTTTTTTATGCCAGATCAAATAAATTTTCAAAACCTAAATTATATATAGCAGATTCAAACTAAAACCTACATTATATATAGCTATTAAAAGTATTCCTACATTATATAAGATAAATAACCTGGTACCTCCACAGCAGCCAGATCCAGCAACACACCTCTAATCTTTCACCTCCAATAGCATATCTCCTATATCAGATCGCCAGGCCCTTAATTATTAATTCCAATCAACCCACCAATCACAGCCCTGGCCAGCTTTCTAAAATAACCCCCATCCTCCAGCAACTCCTGGTCCCTGGTGCCAGTCAGAAAGAGAGGCTCAATCAACACCGCGGCCATCCTGGTCGCCTGCAGCACATGAAACCTGTCGCTGGTCTTAACGCCCCGGTCAGGCAGCTTCAGCCGATCAACCATCGCCGACTGCAAGGCCCTGGCCACAACCTCCCCGGTCCCACTCCCGGGGAAATAAAAACATTCAGT
Encoded proteins:
- a CDS encoding Rpn family recombination-promoting nuclease/putative transposase, whose amino-acid sequence is KQQYDIIILRESEEAMPEKITDGKVKKGYAVDDGDVQESIEFYLHLVQEEEKNNYLENVEDASNDEVTSNIVTPTNTKTPGNEDVNKAEVNDSGVKDPATVKNPHDKLFKNLFSSPEFFKDFLKVSVGEDFADKLVAGSYAEAKTDFIGRDLQEYYSDIIYTARVGKTEYQFAFLIEHKSYPDKQVTFQILNYLQKMLEKSWSQKKFIQPVLAFLVYHGEGSSRLIDFDAEYSHLPEEIKCDLFGVKIREVNITELDPNAISNNLLYISYLLVSINRAEDKRHHIEFILKQMGNSKDRKLSEFAKEKLDIVLYYLFNMTELPYQELKEIIEKYFTEGVDEMKTTADQLREEGREEVRGEELIESIKLMYEMKFNNKISDEIIKVLENLSVSELQKVRNMIPEMDSQDKFEEFIRE